Proteins encoded together in one Papaver somniferum cultivar HN1 unplaced genomic scaffold, ASM357369v1 unplaced-scaffold_21, whole genome shotgun sequence window:
- the LOC113340381 gene encoding auxin-responsive protein SAUR78-like: MAKGLTKLKSVMKKWQSFGKRSSNGSSIAHNSSLSSSISSSSSDDQHQMYMAQGEGDLHPVYVGKSRRRYLISSDIIENPLVKELVDRSSGSDSVTVGCEVVLFEHLLWMLQNADPQPESLDELVDFYAC, from the coding sequence ATGGCTAAAGGATTAACAAAGCTGAAGTCAGTGATGAAGAAATGGCAATCATTTGGCAAAAGATCATCAAATGGAAGTTCAATAGCACATAATTCATCACTATCATcatccatatcttcatcatcatccgaTGATCAACATCAAATGTATATGGCTCAAGGAGAAGGTGATCTTCACCCAGTTTACGTTGGAAAATCAAGACGCCGTTATCTTATTAGTTCTGACATTATTGAGAATCCGTTAGTTAAAGAGCTGGTGGACCGTTCAAGTGGGTCAGATTCTGTTACAGTTGGTTGTGAAGTGGTTTTGTTTGAGCATTTGCTGTGGATGCTGCAAAATGCTGACCCTCAGCCTGAATCTCTGGATGAATTAGTTGATTTCTACGCTTGTTGA